From Diospyros lotus cultivar Yz01 chromosome 4, ASM1463336v1, whole genome shotgun sequence, a single genomic window includes:
- the LOC127800467 gene encoding sugar transport protein 13-like, producing the protein MAGGGIAAPAAGGTEFEAKITPIVIISCIMAATGGLMFGYDVGVSGGVTSMGPFLKKFFPVVYRKTKVEQHLGSNYCKYDNQGLQLFTSSLYLAGLTATFFASYTTRRLGRRITMLIAGFFFLVGVVFNAAAQDLAMLIIGRILLGCGVGFANQAVPLFLSEIAPTRIRGGLNILFQLNVTIGILFANLVNYGTAKIKGGWGWRLSLGLAAVPAVLLTLGALFVVDTPNSLIERGRLEEGKSVLRRIRGTDKIEPEYQELLEASRIAKEVKHPFRNLLKRRNRPQLIIAVSLQIFQQFTGINAIMFYAPVLFNTLGFKDDASLYSAVITGAVNVISTVVSIYSVDKLGRRVLLLEAGVQMILSQTVIAVILGIKVKDHYSSLHGGYSVLVVIMVCTFVSAFAWSWGPLGWLIPSETFPLETRSAGQSVTVCVNLLFTFVIAQAFLSMLCHFKYGIFLFFAGWVVIMSIFVLFLLPETKNVPIEEMTERVWKQHWLWKRFMDDEGETGGNMNGNKIGRTNGFDPASQL; encoded by the exons ATGGCGGGGGGAGGAATAGCGGCTCCGGCTGCCGGAGGGACGGAGTTCGAGGCCAAGATCACGCCCATAGTCATCATCTCCTGCATCATGGCCGCCACCGGCGGCCTCATGTTTGGTTACGACGTCGGCGTTTCAG GTGGTGTTACTTCAATGGGACCTTTCTTGAAAAAGTTCTTCCCGGTGGTTTACAGAAAGACAAAAGTGGAGCAGCATCTGGGCAGCAACTACTGCAAATATGACAATCAAGGCCTGCAACTGTTCACGTCGTCTCTGTATTTGGCCGGTTTGACCGCAACCTTCTTCGCCTCCTACACCACCAGGAGGCTCGGCCGGCGGATCACTATGCTCATCGCCGGCTTCTTCTTCCTAGTCGGTGTGGTGTTCAATGCTGCCGCTCAGGACCTTGCCATGCTCATTATTGGACGCATCTTGCTCGGCTGTGGCGTCGGATTCGCTAATCAG GCAGTTCCGCTGTTCCTCTCAGAGATAGCACCTACCAGAATACGTGGGGGACTCAACATACTGTTCCAACTCAACGTGACCATTGGTATTCTCTTCGCCAATCTGGTCAACTACGGCACTGCAAA GATCAAAGGAGGGTGGGGCTGGAGGCTGTCACTAGGGTTGGCTGCTGTCCCGGCCGTCCTCCTAACCCTCGGGGCCCTCTTCGTTGTGGACACCCCCAACAGCCTGATCGAGCGCGGCCGCCTGGAAGAAGGCAAGTCTGTTCTCAGGAGGATCCGAGGCACTGACAAGATTGAACCCGAGTACCAGGAGCTTCTCGAGGCCAGCCGCATTGCCAAAGAAGTCAAGCACCCCTTCCGCAACCTCCTCAAGAGGAGGAATCGCCCTCAGCTCATCATTGCCGTCTCCTTGCAG ATCTTCCAGCAATTCACTGGCATCAATGCAATCATGTTCTACGCCCCAGTGCTCTTCAACACACTGGGATTCAAGGACGATGCCTCCCTCTACTCAGCGGTCATAACCGGCGCAGTGAACGTGATCTCCACCGTGGTCTCCATCTACTCCGTCGACAAACTGGGCCGCCGGGTTCTCCTGCTGGAAGCCGGCGTCCAGATGATCCTCTCCCAAACGGTGATCGCCGTAATTCTGGGCATCAAGGTCAAGGACCACTACAGCAGCCTCCACGGCGGCTACTCCGTCCTGGTGGTGATCATGGTGTGCACATTCGTGTCGGCCTTTGCCTGGTCCTGGGGGCCTCTGGGATGGCTGATCCCGAGCGAGACCTTCCCGCTGGAAACCCGGTCGGCGGGGCAGAGCGTCACGGTCTGCGTGAACCTGCTCTTCACGTTCGTGATCGCTCAGGCCTTCCTCTCAATGCTGTGCCACTTCAAGTACGGCATCTTCCTGTTTTTCGCCGGGTGGGTGGTGATCATGTCGATCTTCGTGCTGTTTCTGTTGCCGGAGACGAAGAACGTGCCGATAGAGGAGATGACGGAGAGAGTGTGGAAGCAGCACTGGCTGTGGAAGAGGTTCATGGACGATGAGGGAGAGACTGGCGGGAATATGAATGGCAATAAAATTGGTCGCACCAATGGGTTTGATCCCGCTTCCCAGTTGTAA